A genomic region of Klebsiella sp. RIT-PI-d contains the following coding sequences:
- the flhB gene encoding flagellar biosynthesis protein FlhB, with translation MAEDNDDKTESPTPQRLEKAREEGQIPRSRELTSLLILLVGVCIIWIGGESLARRLAALLSSGLRFDHRIINDPNLILGQIILLIREAMLGLLPLIAGVVVVALIGPVMLGGLVFSGKSLSLKLDKLNPLPGIKRMFSAQSAAELVKALLKAALVGSVTGFYLWSHWPDMMHLISQSPLTAMGNALNLVGLCALLVALGVIPMVGFDVFWQIHSHIKKLRMSRQDIRDEFKQSEGDPHVKGRIRQMQRAAARRRMMADVPKADVIVTNPTHYSVALQYDESKMSAPKVVAKGAGLVALRIRELAAEHRVPVLEAPPLARALYRHAEIGQQIPGQLYAAVAEVLAWVWQLKRWRLAGGQRPQKPENLPVPEALDFMNEKDTDG, from the coding sequence GTGGCTGAAGATAACGACGACAAAACAGAATCCCCCACACCCCAGCGACTTGAAAAAGCGCGTGAGGAAGGGCAGATCCCCCGATCCCGCGAGTTAACCTCGCTGCTGATCTTACTGGTCGGCGTCTGCATTATCTGGATTGGCGGCGAATCGCTGGCACGCAGGCTGGCGGCGCTGCTGTCATCGGGACTGCGCTTTGATCACCGTATCATCAACGATCCGAATCTCATTCTCGGGCAAATTATCCTCCTGATCCGCGAGGCGATGCTGGGACTTTTACCGCTGATCGCCGGGGTGGTCGTGGTGGCGCTTATTGGCCCGGTGATGCTTGGCGGTCTGGTATTTAGCGGAAAATCGCTCTCCTTAAAGCTCGATAAACTCAATCCTTTACCCGGTATTAAACGCATGTTCTCTGCGCAGTCGGCGGCGGAGCTGGTGAAAGCGCTGCTGAAAGCGGCGCTGGTAGGCAGTGTGACCGGGTTTTACCTCTGGTCACACTGGCCGGATATGATGCATTTAATCAGCCAGTCGCCGTTAACGGCGATGGGTAATGCGCTAAATCTGGTTGGCCTGTGCGCACTGCTGGTGGCCCTCGGGGTGATCCCGATGGTGGGTTTCGATGTCTTCTGGCAAATCCACAGTCATATTAAAAAACTACGTATGTCACGCCAGGACATTCGTGACGAATTCAAACAAAGCGAAGGCGACCCGCACGTGAAGGGGCGCATTCGTCAGATGCAGCGGGCGGCGGCCCGGCGACGGATGATGGCCGATGTGCCGAAAGCGGACGTGATCGTGACTAACCCCACCCATTACTCGGTGGCGTTGCAGTATGACGAAAGCAAAATGAGCGCGCCGAAAGTGGTGGCAAAAGGGGCGGGGCTGGTGGCGCTGCGCATCCGCGAGCTGGCGGCTGAACATCGGGTGCCGGTACTGGAAGCGCCGCCGCTGGCGCGTGCCCTTTACCGACATGCAGAAATTGGTCAGCAAATTCCAGGCCAGCTCTATGCGGCCGTTGCGGAAGTGCTGGCCTGGGTCTGGCAGCTTAAACGCTGGCGACTGGCGGGTGGGCAACGCCCGCAAAAACCTGAAAATCTTCCGGTGCCAGAGGCGCTGGATTTTATGAATGAGAAGGACACTGATGGCTAA
- the cheZ gene encoding protein phosphatase CheZ has translation MMQSFNLAEEHSAGDIIARIGSLTRMLRDSLRELGLDQAIAEAAEAIPDARDRLDYVVQMTAQAAERALNCVELSQPHQNQMETQAKALSGRWDEWFENPIELADARELVTDTRSYLADVPGHTSFTNAQLLEIMMAQDFQDLTGQVIKRMMDVIQEIERQLLMVLLENMPEPGARAKRENDSLLNGPQVDASKVGVVASQDQVDDLLDSLGF, from the coding sequence ATGATGCAATCTTTTAATCTTGCTGAAGAACATTCAGCCGGGGATATTATTGCCCGCATCGGTAGCTTAACCCGTATGTTGCGCGACAGTCTGCGTGAACTGGGTCTGGACCAGGCGATTGCCGAAGCGGCGGAAGCGATTCCTGATGCCCGCGATCGTCTTGATTATGTTGTGCAAATGACCGCGCAGGCGGCCGAACGCGCGTTGAACTGCGTGGAGCTGTCACAGCCTCACCAGAATCAGATGGAAACGCAGGCCAAAGCGCTGTCCGGGCGCTGGGATGAGTGGTTTGAAAATCCCATTGAGCTGGCCGATGCACGCGAACTGGTGACCGATACGCGCAGTTACCTGGCCGACGTGCCGGGTCACACCAGCTTTACCAACGCGCAGCTGCTGGAAATCATGATGGCGCAGGACTTCCAGGATCTGACCGGGCAGGTCATCAAGCGAATGATGGACGTTATCCAGGAAATTGAGCGTCAGTTGTTAATGGTGCTGCTGGAGAACATGCCGGAGCCGGGCGCGCGAGCAAAACGTGAGAACGACAGCCTGCTCAACGGTCCGCAGGTTGACGCCTCTAAAGTGGGCGTGGTGGCCAGTCAGGATCAGGTGGACGACCTGCTGGATAGCCTGGGCTTTTAA
- the cheY gene encoding chemotaxis response regulator CheY: MADKELRFLVVDDFSTMRRIVRNLLKELGFNNVEEAEDGVDALNKLQAGGFGFVISDWNMPNMDGLELLKTIRADGAMSSMPVLMVTAEAKKENIIAAAQAGASGYVVKPFTAATLEEKLNKIFEKLGM; this comes from the coding sequence ATGGCGGATAAAGAGCTCAGGTTTCTGGTTGTGGATGACTTTTCCACCATGCGTCGCATTGTGCGTAACCTGCTTAAAGAGCTGGGTTTTAACAACGTTGAAGAAGCAGAAGACGGCGTTGACGCACTGAATAAATTGCAGGCGGGTGGTTTCGGTTTTGTGATCTCCGACTGGAACATGCCCAACATGGACGGTCTGGAGCTGTTAAAAACCATTCGTGCTGACGGCGCAATGTCATCCATGCCGGTACTGATGGTGACGGCAGAAGCCAAAAAAGAAAATATCATTGCGGCCGCGCAGGCGGGGGCCAGCGGCTACGTCGTTAAACCATTTACCGCAGCCACTCTGGAAGAAAAGCTGAATAAGATTTTCGAGAAACTTGGCATGTAA
- a CDS encoding protein-glutamate methylesterase/protein-glutamine glutaminase — MSKIRVLSVDDSALMRQIMTEIINSHSDMEMVATAPDPLVARDLIKKYNPDVLTLDVEMPRMDGLDFLEKLMRLRPMPVVMVSSLTGKGSEVTLRALELGAIDFVTKPQLGIREGMLAYSEMIADKVRTASRAKLAANKPIAAPVTLKAGPLLSSEKLMVIGASTGGTEAIRHVLQPLPLSSPAVLITQHMPPGFTRSFAERLNKLCQISVKEAEDGERVLPGHAYIAPGDKHMELARSGANYQIKIHDGPPVNRHRPSVDVLFHSVAKYAGRNAVGVILTGMGNDGAVGMRAMHEAGAWTIAQNEASCVVFGMPREAINSGGVSEVVDLSQISQQMLAKISAGQAIRI, encoded by the coding sequence ATGAGCAAAATCAGGGTGCTTTCCGTAGACGATTCGGCGCTAATGCGCCAAATCATGACGGAAATCATTAACAGTCACAGCGACATGGAAATGGTAGCTACCGCGCCCGACCCGCTGGTAGCACGGGATTTGATCAAGAAATACAATCCTGATGTGCTGACCCTCGACGTTGAAATGCCGCGCATGGACGGACTGGATTTCCTGGAAAAATTAATGCGCCTGCGGCCGATGCCGGTGGTAATGGTTTCCTCTCTGACCGGCAAAGGCTCGGAAGTGACCCTGCGCGCGCTGGAGCTTGGAGCCATCGACTTTGTGACCAAACCGCAGTTGGGCATTCGTGAAGGGATGCTGGCCTACAGTGAGATGATCGCTGATAAAGTCCGTACCGCGTCGCGAGCGAAACTGGCGGCGAATAAACCGATTGCCGCACCGGTAACGCTCAAGGCAGGGCCGCTGCTCAGCTCTGAAAAACTGATGGTCATTGGCGCATCTACTGGCGGCACCGAGGCTATCCGTCACGTACTCCAGCCGCTGCCGCTCTCCAGTCCTGCGGTATTAATTACCCAGCATATGCCGCCGGGTTTTACCCGTTCATTTGCCGAGCGGCTTAATAAGCTGTGCCAAATAAGCGTTAAAGAGGCCGAAGATGGCGAGCGCGTGTTGCCAGGGCATGCCTACATTGCGCCGGGCGATAAGCATATGGAACTGGCGCGCAGCGGGGCCAACTATCAAATCAAAATTCATGACGGCCCGCCGGTTAACCGACATCGCCCATCTGTCGATGTGTTGTTTCACTCGGTAGCCAAATACGCGGGACGCAACGCCGTCGGGGTGATCCTGACGGGGATGGGTAACGATGGCGCGGTCGGAATGCGGGCAATGCACGAGGCGGGTGCCTGGACCATTGCCCAGAACGAGGCAAGTTGTGTGGTGTTCGGCATGCCGCGCGAAGCTATCAATAGTGGTGGCGTGAGCGAAGTGGTCGATCTTAGTCAGATAAGCCAGCAAATGCTGGCGAAAATCAGTGCCGGACAGGCAATACGTATTTAA
- the cheR gene encoding protein-glutamate O-methyltransferase CheR, which produces MTSSLPAGQTSLLMQMTQRLALSDTHFRRICQLIYQRAGIVLADHKRDMVYNRLVRRLRTLGLEDFGHYLGMLEANPNSAEWQAFINSLTTNLTAFFREGHHFPVLAEHARKRQGEYRVWSAAASTGEEPYSLAITLADTLGTAPGRWKVYGSDIDTEVLRKAQEGIYRQEELKTLSPQQLQRYFMRGTGPHSGLVRVRQELANYVEFAPLNLLEKQYNVQGPFDAIFCRNVMIYFDKTTQQDILRRFVPLLKPDGLLFAGHSENFSQLAREFTLRGQTVYALSKEKA; this is translated from the coding sequence ATGACATCATCGCTGCCCGCCGGGCAAACGTCGTTACTTATGCAGATGACTCAGCGCCTCGCGCTGTCCGACACCCATTTTCGTCGGATATGTCAGTTGATTTACCAGCGAGCAGGAATTGTGCTGGCGGACCACAAACGTGACATGGTCTACAACCGTCTGGTGCGCCGTTTACGGACCCTGGGGCTGGAAGATTTTGGTCATTATCTGGGCATGCTGGAAGCGAATCCTAACAGCGCAGAGTGGCAGGCATTTATTAACTCCCTGACCACTAACCTGACGGCATTCTTCCGCGAAGGGCATCACTTCCCGGTGCTGGCGGAACATGCGCGTAAGCGGCAGGGCGAGTATCGCGTCTGGAGCGCGGCAGCCTCCACCGGCGAAGAGCCCTACTCGCTGGCGATCACCCTGGCCGATACGCTGGGCACCGCGCCGGGCCGCTGGAAAGTTTATGGCAGCGACATAGACACCGAGGTCCTGCGTAAAGCGCAAGAGGGTATCTATCGTCAGGAAGAGTTAAAAACGCTGTCGCCACAGCAGCTTCAGCGCTACTTCATGCGCGGTACCGGACCGCATTCCGGGCTGGTGCGGGTCCGTCAGGAGCTGGCGAACTATGTTGAGTTTGCGCCGTTAAATCTGCTCGAAAAACAGTACAACGTGCAGGGGCCGTTTGATGCGATCTTCTGCCGTAACGTAATGATTTATTTTGATAAAACGACGCAGCAGGACATTTTGCGTCGCTTTGTCCCGCTGCTCAAACCCGACGGGCTACTGTTCGCCGGACATTCGGAGAATTTCAGCCAGCTGGCGCGCGAATTCACGCTGCGTGGGCAGACGGTTTATGCGCTGAGTAAGGAGAAAGCATGA
- the tap gene encoding methyl-accepting chemotaxis protein IV, with product MFNRIRISTTLFLILVLCGLLQVGSNGLSFWAFRDGVQNVNQIERSNQQRTLLMQSRAVMLAASNSLNKAGTLTALSYPPDDIKALMTRARDSMKQADKHIAELMALPAATENGKMLQAETKKSFSAWRNDLEHQATWLESNQLSDFMSAPVDQSQQAFEKNFTAWQTYIDGLTVQARQGSETNYHMSAAIFISMIVIAGLITTASLFWSRRMIVQPLAIISSHFDSIAKGDLARPVAVYGKNEISAIFASLLAMQTALRATVSEVRQGSFAMHTGISEIAEGNNDLSSRTEQQAASLAETAASMEQLTATVGQNADNARQASGLARSAADTAQKGGTQASHVADTMRDIETSSQKIGDIISVIDGIAFQTNILALNAAVEAARAGEQGRGFAVVAGEVRNLASRSAQAAKEIKVLIEESVSRVHEGSAQAEVAAKTLSEIVRSVTQVNDIMGEIASASDEQRRGIEQVALAVSQMDQVTQQNAALVEEGAAATEELTSQANHMTALVSRFQLDASPVTHDARTPVQAASQIT from the coding sequence ATGTTTAATCGTATTCGTATCTCGACCACCTTGTTTTTGATCCTTGTTCTCTGTGGTTTGCTACAGGTAGGAAGTAACGGTCTGTCCTTTTGGGCGTTCCGTGATGGTGTACAAAACGTTAATCAAATCGAACGCAGCAATCAACAGCGTACGCTGTTGATGCAGAGCCGGGCGGTAATGCTGGCGGCCAGTAATTCGCTCAATAAAGCCGGTACGCTGACGGCCCTGAGCTATCCGCCGGATGACATTAAAGCGCTGATGACCCGCGCCCGTGACAGTATGAAACAGGCCGATAAGCACATTGCTGAACTGATGGCGCTGCCTGCGGCGACGGAAAACGGCAAAATGCTACAGGCGGAGACGAAGAAAAGCTTCAGCGCGTGGCGTAACGACCTGGAGCATCAGGCCACCTGGCTTGAGAGCAACCAGCTTTCTGACTTTATGAGTGCGCCGGTCGACCAGTCTCAGCAGGCCTTTGAGAAAAACTTTACGGCCTGGCAGACCTACATTGATGGGCTGACGGTGCAGGCTCGCCAGGGCAGCGAAACCAATTATCACATGTCGGCGGCGATCTTCATTTCGATGATCGTTATTGCGGGGCTTATCACTACCGCGTCGCTATTCTGGTCGCGACGAATGATTGTCCAGCCGCTGGCGATAATTTCCAGCCACTTTGACAGCATTGCCAAAGGCGATCTTGCGCGTCCTGTCGCGGTGTACGGTAAAAACGAAATATCGGCTATTTTTGCCAGCCTGCTGGCAATGCAAACGGCGCTGCGTGCAACGGTGAGCGAAGTGCGGCAGGGCAGTTTTGCGATGCATACCGGCATTTCTGAAATTGCCGAAGGCAATAACGATCTGTCATCACGTACCGAGCAGCAGGCCGCATCGCTGGCAGAAACCGCCGCCAGTATGGAGCAGTTAACGGCCACGGTCGGACAGAACGCCGATAATGCACGTCAGGCTTCAGGACTGGCGCGCAGCGCAGCCGATACCGCCCAAAAGGGCGGTACTCAGGCATCGCACGTGGCCGATACCATGCGTGATATCGAAACCAGTTCGCAAAAAATTGGCGATATCATCAGCGTTATCGACGGTATTGCCTTTCAGACCAATATTCTGGCGCTCAACGCGGCGGTAGAGGCAGCACGCGCGGGCGAACAGGGACGCGGTTTCGCCGTGGTCGCAGGTGAAGTGCGTAATCTGGCCAGCCGCAGCGCGCAGGCAGCAAAAGAGATAAAAGTGCTAATTGAAGAATCCGTATCCCGGGTTCATGAAGGATCGGCGCAGGCGGAAGTCGCGGCCAAAACGCTGAGTGAGATCGTGCGCTCAGTGACCCAGGTTAACGACATCATGGGCGAAATTGCCTCGGCGTCGGACGAGCAGCGCCGGGGCATTGAACAGGTCGCGCTGGCGGTCAGCCAGATGGATCAGGTGACTCAGCAGAATGCCGCCCTGGTTGAAGAGGGCGCGGCCGCTACCGAAGAATTAACCAGCCAGGCCAATCATATGACGGCCCTGGTATCCCGCTTCCAGCTGGATGCATCACCCGTAACACACGATGCCAGGACGCCGGTGCAAGCTGCGTCACAGATCACCTGA
- the tar gene encoding methyl-accepting chemotaxis protein II — translation MLNRIRVVTLLMMVLGVFALLQLLSGGLLFSSLQQNQHSFILSNDLRTHQAEINKTWALMLQTRINLSRSSARMMMDAANQQSGAKTDLLKNARSTLEDAGRHYALFQRTPQPAEMLAASQTLDASYQKYRTALSELIQFLENGQMDAYFAQPTQGMQNAMGEAMTRYAALSETLYHDAFTASAQDYRFAQWQLAILAVVLVMVLVGVWYAIRHTLLAPLAAIISHLRHIASGDLTRPVMLSGRNEMAQLAGTVEHMQQALITTVTNVRSGTDAIHSGMTDIARGNHDLSSRTEQQAAALEETAASMEQLTATVKQNADNARQASQLAQSASGTARHGGKVVDSVVNTMHDIAASSKKIADITSVIDGIAFQTNILALNAAVEAARAGEQGRGFAVVAGEVRNLASRSAQAAKEIKALIDDSVSRVDTGSVLVESAGETMADIVTAVTRVTDIMGEIASASDEQSRGIEQVALAVAEMDRVTQQNASLVQGSAASAVELEQQASRLTQAVSTFRLSSGATAIVSSPPPMAATPHSRPAVAGADNNWETF, via the coding sequence ATGTTGAATCGTATCCGCGTTGTCACATTGCTGATGATGGTGCTGGGCGTCTTCGCGCTCCTGCAACTGCTGTCCGGCGGTCTGCTGTTTTCATCATTACAACAGAATCAGCACAGTTTTATCCTTTCCAACGATCTGCGTACTCATCAGGCTGAAATCAATAAAACCTGGGCACTGATGCTGCAAACCCGCATCAACCTTAGCCGCTCGTCAGCGCGCATGATGATGGATGCGGCAAACCAGCAGAGCGGTGCCAAAACGGATCTGCTGAAAAATGCCCGCAGTACGCTTGAGGACGCGGGCAGACATTACGCGCTCTTCCAGCGTACGCCACAGCCGGCAGAGATGCTGGCAGCCAGCCAGACGCTGGACGCCAGCTATCAGAAATACCGCACCGCACTCAGCGAACTGATTCAGTTTCTGGAAAACGGTCAAATGGATGCCTATTTTGCGCAGCCCACTCAGGGGATGCAAAATGCGATGGGCGAGGCGATGACCCGGTACGCGGCCCTGAGCGAAACGCTGTACCACGACGCCTTCACCGCCAGCGCGCAGGATTACCGTTTTGCCCAGTGGCAACTGGCGATCCTTGCGGTCGTTCTGGTGATGGTGCTGGTCGGCGTCTGGTACGCCATTCGCCATACCTTGCTCGCGCCGCTGGCCGCCATTATCAGCCATCTGCGCCACATCGCCAGCGGCGATCTCACCCGGCCAGTGATGCTTTCCGGGCGTAACGAAATGGCTCAGCTTGCCGGAACAGTTGAGCACATGCAGCAAGCGTTGATCACTACGGTCACTAACGTGCGTAGTGGAACGGATGCCATCCATAGCGGGATGACCGACATTGCCCGTGGCAATCACGATCTTTCTTCCCGTACCGAACAGCAGGCTGCCGCGCTGGAAGAGACTGCCGCCAGTATGGAACAGCTTACCGCCACGGTGAAACAAAATGCCGACAACGCCCGCCAGGCATCGCAACTGGCGCAGAGCGCATCCGGCACGGCTCGCCACGGGGGGAAAGTGGTTGATAGCGTTGTGAATACGATGCACGACATCGCCGCCAGCTCGAAAAAAATCGCTGACATCACCAGTGTCATCGACGGCATTGCTTTTCAGACCAACATTCTTGCGCTTAACGCAGCCGTTGAAGCGGCACGTGCCGGCGAGCAGGGCCGGGGATTTGCCGTGGTCGCAGGCGAAGTGCGCAACCTCGCCAGCCGCAGCGCGCAGGCGGCAAAAGAAATCAAAGCGTTGATTGACGACTCGGTGAGCCGCGTTGACACCGGCTCGGTGCTGGTGGAAAGCGCGGGTGAAACCATGGCGGATATCGTCACTGCCGTCACCCGGGTTACCGACATTATGGGCGAGATCGCTTCCGCCTCTGATGAGCAAAGTCGCGGCATTGAACAAGTGGCGCTGGCGGTCGCCGAAATGGATCGCGTCACGCAGCAAAATGCCTCTCTGGTGCAGGGATCGGCGGCATCAGCCGTCGAACTGGAACAGCAGGCCAGCCGACTGACTCAGGCGGTATCGACGTTTCGTCTGTCGTCTGGTGCAACCGCCATCGTTTCATCGCCGCCGCCAATGGCTGCAACACCGCATTCACGCCCGGCGGTTGCCGGGGCTGATAATAACTGGGAAACCTTTTGA
- a CDS encoding spore coat U domain-containing protein, protein MKRASIVLLVLLFFSPALRAACVASIGNAAFGSLSSFTVSNTEPQVAVNLIVECDTVLNLLTNDSVTLTYSSASFSADSRATLRRTDAPANPDAVPVRLCGGQNCTAATETLTTRSYTWSGNTLLGLLAVKRYTLPVYLRLTGGQSVSAGPYRVTLNFSVSYSICALGASLICTTAQTGTKMLSTQVDLTVLSDCITINAPNVNFGSAPMVRDFPVISQSVGITCTKGSTYTVGINNGNWASGSVRNMASGANRLSYDLYKGATTSRWGSTGAERWASSDASAVSQDGLLRTYHYTARILSGQSTPPVGDYSDTLLIDIVF, encoded by the coding sequence ATGAAACGGGCGTCCATTGTTTTACTTGTACTTTTATTTTTCAGTCCGGCACTACGCGCCGCCTGCGTTGCCAGTATTGGTAATGCCGCCTTCGGCTCGCTCTCCTCGTTTACCGTCAGCAATACGGAGCCGCAGGTGGCGGTGAATCTGATCGTCGAATGCGACACGGTGCTTAATCTGTTAACCAACGACTCGGTAACGCTCACTTATTCCAGCGCCTCATTTAGCGCCGATAGCCGCGCTACCCTGCGGCGCACCGATGCGCCAGCTAATCCGGATGCCGTGCCCGTCCGGCTGTGCGGCGGGCAGAATTGTACCGCCGCCACAGAAACCCTGACCACCCGCAGCTACACCTGGAGCGGAAATACGCTCCTGGGTCTGCTTGCCGTGAAACGCTATACGCTGCCGGTTTATTTACGGCTGACAGGTGGTCAGAGCGTCAGCGCAGGACCGTATCGGGTGACGCTCAATTTCTCGGTGAGTTACAGCATCTGCGCGCTGGGGGCATCCTTAATATGCACGACGGCGCAAACCGGCACTAAAATGCTCTCGACGCAGGTTGATCTTACCGTACTGAGCGACTGTATTACGATTAATGCGCCAAACGTCAACTTCGGCAGCGCGCCCATGGTGCGGGATTTTCCGGTTATCTCCCAGTCTGTAGGCATCACCTGTACTAAAGGCAGTACGTATACCGTCGGGATTAACAATGGCAACTGGGCCAGCGGCAGCGTGCGCAATATGGCCTCTGGCGCTAACCGTCTGAGTTACGATCTCTATAAAGGCGCAACCACCAGTCGCTGGGGCAGTACCGGGGCGGAGCGCTGGGCCAGTAGCGATGCATCCGCCGTCAGTCAGGACGGATTGCTGCGGACTTACCACTACACCGCCCGTATTCTCAGCGGGCAATCCACTCCGCCGGTCGGCGACTACAGCGACACGCTGCTTATCGATATCGTCTTCTGA